The following proteins come from a genomic window of Miscanthus floridulus cultivar M001 chromosome 2, ASM1932011v1, whole genome shotgun sequence:
- the LOC136539820 gene encoding dimethylnonatriene synthase-like: MELPVPWSSLIGVALFLVAVLLRRRRSSSSKYMLPPGPRPWPVIGNLNLIGPLPHRSMHELSTRYGPLMSLRFGSYPVVVGSSVDMAKFFLKTHDPAFLDRPAVASARHILYNGSDVLWAPYGPYWRQGRKLYQNELLSASRIKSTEHIRIEEVRCMLRDVSAAASRDGGAVVRLKDHLSMASFNVVSRMALGRKYIFDGAGSLMPPEAFRWMIQEFFFLNGVVNVGDVIPWLSFLDLQGYIKRMKRLSKMIDPLLEHVLVEHSERRRRQGEGFVPRDMVDRLLQLADDANLEAPIERDGIKAFILDIIAAGADTSAVATEWALSELLRNPEAMAKATGELDRVVGGGRLVTEEDIPRLPYLDAVVKETLRAHPVAPLLAPRLSREDTSVGGYDIPAGTRVFVNVWAIARDPALWGDASEEFRPERFVGSGVDVKGHDLEFLPFGSGRRMCPGLGLGMKMVQLMLANLLQAFAWRLPDGVGVDDLSMEEKFGLSMPRMVPLEAVPEPKLPAHLYDGPCP; encoded by the exons ATGGAGCTACCAGTACCATGGAGTTCTCTCATCGGCGTGGCGCTGTTCCTTGTAGCCGTGCTCCTTCGCCGGCGGCGGTCCAGCTCCAGCAAGTACATGCTGCCGCcgggccctcggccatggccggtGATCGGCAACCTGAACCTGATCGGGCCACTCCCGCACCGCTCAATGCACGAGCTCTCCACGCGGTACGGGCCACTCATGTCGCTGCGGTTCGGCTCCTACCCCGTCGTCGTCGGCTCATCCGTCGACATGGCGAAATTCTTCCTCAAGACCCACGACCCGGCGTTCCTCGACCGCCCCGCCGTGGCCTCGGCTAGGCACATCCTCTACAACGGCTCCGACGTGCTGTGGGCGCCGTACGGTCCGTACTGGCGCCAGGGGCGCAAGCTGTACCAGAACGAGCTCCTCAGCGCGAGCCGGATCAAATCGACGGAGCATATCCGCATCGAGGAGGTGCGCTGCATGCTGCGGGATGTGTCGGCGGCCGCGTCCCGCGACGGAGGCGCGGTGGTGCGGCTCAAGGACCACCTCTCCATGGCGAGCTTCAACGTGGTCTCGCGCATGGCGCTAGGCAGGAAGTACATCTTCGACGGCGCCGGCTCGCTGATGCCGCCGGAGGCGTTCCGGTGGATGATCCAGGAGTTCTTCTTCCTCAACGGTGTGGTGAACGTCGGGGACGTGATCCCGTGGCTCAGCTTTCTGGACCTGCAGGGGTACATCAAGAGGATGAAGAGACTGAGCAAAATGATCGACCCGTTGCTCGAGCACGTCCTGGTCGAGCACAGTGAGCGGCGACGGCGACAGGGCGAGGGCTTTGTGCCGAGGGACATGGTGGACCGGCTGCTACAGCTCGCTGACGATGCCAACCTGGAGGCTCCCATCGAGCGGGATGGCATCAAGGCATTCATTCTG GACATCATCGCCGCTGGCGCGGATACCTCAGCGGTGGCCACCGAGTGGGCTCTCTCGGAGCTTCTAAGGAATCCCGAGGCCATGGCCAAGGCCACGGGCGAGCTGGACCGTGTCGTCGGCGGTGGCAGGCTCGTCACGGAGGAGGACATCCCGCGCCTCCCGTACCTGGATGCTGTGGTGAAGGAGACCTTGCGCGCGCACCCCGTCGCGCCGCTGCTCGCGCCCCGGCTGTCCCGCGAGGACACCTCCGTGGGCGGCTACGATATCCCGGCCGGCACCCGCGTGTTCGTTAACGTCTGGGCCATTGCCCGAGACCCTGCTCTGTGGGGGGACGCCTCGGAGGAGTTCCGGCCGGAGCGCTTCGTCGGGAGCGGAGTGGACGTGAAGGGCCACGACTTGGAGTTCCTGCCGTTTGGGTCCGGTCGCCGGATGTGCCCGGGCCTCGGCCTCGGGATGAAGATGGTGCAGCTGATGCTAGCAAACCTTCTTCAAGCCTTTGCATGGAGGCTCCCCGACGGCGTGGGTGTGGACGACCTGAGCATGGAGGAGAAATTCGGGCTGTCCATGCCGCGAATGGTCCCGCTTGAGGCCGTACCTGAGCCCAAGCTCCCTGCTCACTTGTACGATGGGCCATGTCCATGA